The following are from one region of the Chloroflexota bacterium genome:
- a CDS encoding adenylyltransferase/cytidyltransferase family protein, translating to MTTGFIWGKFMPIHRGHMYLIEYARERVDHLTVLVCSRLHEPIPGSLRYQWVRELYPEVNVQHCDDEIPSYPHEHPDFWTIWLNTIRRFVPVGPNVVFTSEVAGDKLAEILGARHECVDLRREKFPVSGTAVRGNPGACWELIPPSVQAYYTEGLYKMLPPIFHDPA from the coding sequence ATGACCACCGGCTTCATCTGGGGCAAGTTCATGCCCATCCATCGCGGGCACATGTACTTAATTGAATACGCTCGCGAGCGCGTTGACCACCTGACGGTGCTGGTTTGCTCGCGACTTCATGAGCCGATTCCTGGCTCGCTTCGCTATCAGTGGGTGCGCGAGTTGTACCCGGAGGTGAACGTTCAGCACTGCGACGACGAAATTCCATCATATCCGCACGAACATCCCGACTTTTGGACTATCTGGCTGAATACCATTCGCCGCTTCGTTCCTGTCGGGCCGAATGTGGTGTTCACGTCTGAGGTTGCGGGCGACAAGCTGGCCGAGATTCTGGGGGCGCGGCACGAGTGCGTGGATTTGCGCCGTGAGAAGTTCCCTGTTTCAGGCACTGCCGTTCGCGGTAATCCAGGAGCGTGCTGGGAGCTTATTCCGCCATCAGTACAAGCCTATTACACTGAAGGGCTTTACAAAATGCTTCCGCCGATCTTTCATGATCCGGCTTAA